The DNA segment GCGACGGTGCCGGCCGTCGCGCTGCGCAGGACGGTGGGGCCGAGACGCAGGAAGCGGACGCCCGCGCCGGCGAACGCAACGGTCTCGGCGGGAGAGACGCCGCCCTCGGGGCCGACGACGAGCACGAGCTCGCCGGTCGCCGGTATGTCGACGGCGGTCACCGGCTCCCCGCGGTCGGCGTCGAGCACGGCCGCGAGGGACGCCGCGGCGAGGCGTTCGAGCACGGCCGAGGTCGACATGACCTCCGGCACCATGGGGGTCCAGGCACGCCGCGACTGCTTCGCCGCCTCGGTCGCCGTCGCGCGCCACCGCTGCGCGGAACGCTCGGCCCGGTCGTCGCGCCACCGCACGACACAGCGTTCGGCCTGCCACGGCACGATCTCGTCGACGCCTGCCTCGGTCATCGTCTCCACCGCCTGCTCGGCGCGGTCGCCCTTGGCCAGCGCCTGGACGACGAC comes from the Streptosporangiales bacterium genome and includes:
- a CDS encoding 16S rRNA (uracil(1498)-N(3))-methyltransferase, producing the protein MSTPPLFHVPAASLADDVVVLDGAEGRHAARVRRVRPGERVLLSDGAGALVTCDVTAADRDTLTCAVVERREVPPAEPRLVVVQALAKGDRAEQAVETMTEAGVDEIVPWQAERCVVRWRDDRAERSAQRWRATATEAAKQSRRAWTPMVPEVMSTSAVLERLAAASLAAVLDADRGEPVTAVDIPATGELVLVVGPEGGVSPAETVAFAGAGVRFLRLGPTVLRSATAGTVAAAALLSRTRRWA